In a single window of the Dysgonomonas mossii genome:
- the pdxH gene encoding pyridoxamine 5'-phosphate oxidase has product MTDLFNIRRDFTLKTLDESDVLSDPMDMFEQWLNEAIIAKALEPNAMNLATATPDGKPSSRMILLKQIKPQGFVFFTNYDSKKAYQITLNKYCALTFVWNELERQVRIEGIVEKTSDAESDSYFEVRPAKSKLGAWASPQSRAIPDRKYLEGLIKEYESKFKDKDIVRPQNWGGYIVKPYLIEFWQGRSNRLHDRIQYVLEDGVWEVERLAP; this is encoded by the coding sequence ATGACAGATTTATTTAATATACGAAGAGATTTTACTTTAAAAACACTAGACGAGAGCGATGTCCTATCCGACCCAATGGATATGTTCGAACAATGGCTTAACGAAGCTATTATAGCGAAAGCACTTGAACCAAATGCGATGAATCTGGCAACAGCAACTCCCGATGGGAAACCATCTTCGCGTATGATACTACTCAAGCAGATTAAACCACAAGGATTCGTTTTTTTTACTAATTATGATAGCAAGAAAGCTTATCAAATTACACTAAACAAGTACTGTGCCTTAACTTTTGTTTGGAATGAATTGGAAAGACAAGTAAGAATAGAAGGTATTGTTGAAAAAACGTCAGATGCAGAATCAGACTCTTACTTCGAAGTCCGTCCGGCAAAGAGCAAGTTGGGAGCTTGGGCATCACCCCAAAGCCGTGCGATACCCGATAGAAAATACTTGGAAGGACTGATAAAAGAATATGAATCTAAGTTTAAAGACAAAGATATAGTCCGTCCTCAAAACTGGGGAGGATATATCGTTAAACCTTATCTTATCGAATTCTGGCAAGGACGCAGCAACAGACTGCACGACAGAATACAATATGTGCTTGAAGATGGAGTTTGGGAAGTTGAGCGTCTCGCGCCATAA
- a CDS encoding LL-diaminopimelate aminotransferase — protein sequence MAFINENYTKLPGSYLFSDIAKKVNEFKAAHPEANVIRLGIGDVTKPLPSAIINAMHAAVDEMANASTFRGYGPEQGYDFLVNTIVENDYKARGLDISADEIFVSDGSKSDTGNIGDILGLDNIVAVTDPVYPVYVDTNVMAGRAGELQANGKWNKLVYIPCTSENDFIPSLPTEKVDIVYLCYPNNPTGTTLTKDQLKVWVDYALQNKVLILFDGAYKEFITESDVPHSIYEIEGAREVAIEFRSFSKTAGFTGTRCAYTVVPKTVMGYTKTGEKISYNKLWNRRHTTKFNGVPYIIQRAAEACFSAEGKKQIKDIIDYYMNNAKIIREGLASEGLQVYGGVNSPYIWVKTPKGMTSWGFFDYLLNDLHVVGTPGVGFGPSGEGYLRLTAFGTLENTKEAVGRLKKISI from the coding sequence ATGGCATTCATAAACGAAAATTATACTAAACTACCGGGAAGTTACTTGTTCTCGGATATTGCAAAAAAAGTAAATGAATTTAAGGCCGCCCATCCTGAAGCCAATGTTATTCGTTTGGGAATCGGTGATGTTACAAAGCCTCTACCTTCGGCGATAATAAACGCAATGCATGCCGCTGTAGATGAAATGGCGAATGCATCTACTTTTAGAGGATACGGACCTGAACAAGGGTACGACTTTTTGGTAAATACAATTGTAGAAAATGATTATAAAGCACGTGGCTTGGATATTTCTGCTGACGAAATATTTGTAAGCGATGGCTCTAAAAGTGATACCGGTAATATCGGCGATATTCTTGGACTTGATAATATTGTTGCTGTTACAGATCCTGTTTATCCTGTCTACGTAGATACAAACGTAATGGCTGGCCGTGCAGGAGAATTGCAGGCAAATGGCAAATGGAATAAGCTTGTTTATATTCCATGTACATCAGAGAATGACTTTATTCCGTCATTGCCGACAGAGAAAGTAGACATCGTTTACTTGTGTTATCCTAACAATCCTACAGGTACTACATTGACGAAAGATCAATTGAAAGTATGGGTTGATTATGCTCTCCAAAATAAGGTACTTATCCTATTTGATGGTGCTTACAAAGAATTTATTACTGAAAGCGATGTTCCTCATAGTATATACGAGATAGAGGGAGCACGAGAAGTGGCTATCGAGTTTCGTAGTTTTTCTAAAACTGCCGGATTTACAGGTACTCGTTGTGCTTATACCGTTGTGCCTAAAACTGTGATGGGATACACCAAAACCGGAGAAAAGATTTCTTATAATAAATTGTGGAACAGACGCCATACTACTAAGTTTAACGGTGTTCCATATATTATTCAACGTGCAGCCGAGGCTTGTTTTTCTGCCGAAGGTAAAAAGCAGATAAAAGATATCATCGACTATTATATGAATAATGCAAAGATCATTCGTGAGGGTCTCGCTTCCGAAGGATTGCAAGTATATGGTGGTGTGAACTCTCCTTATATTTGGGTGAAAACTCCAAAAGGAATGACATCGTGGGGATTCTTCGATTATCTATTGAATGATCTGCATGTTGTAGGAACTCCCGGTGTAGGTTTTGGCCCTAGTGGAGAAGGTTATTTAAGGTTAACGGCATTTGGTACTTTAGAAAATACCAAAGAGGCTGTTGGTCGATTAAAAAAGATTTCTATTTGA
- the rpmA gene encoding 50S ribosomal protein L27: MAHKKGVGSSKNGRESESKRLGVKAFGGEVVKAGNIIVRQRGTTHHPGENVGIGKDHTLFALVDGTVVFRKKRNDRSFVSVLPKAEA, translated from the coding sequence ATGGCACACAAGAAAGGTGTAGGTAGTTCGAAAAACGGCCGTGAATCGGAAAGTAAACGATTGGGCGTTAAAGCATTTGGTGGAGAAGTTGTAAAAGCAGGAAACATCATAGTTCGTCAGAGAGGAACAACTCATCATCCGGGAGAAAATGTAGGTATTGGTAAAGACCATACATTATTTGCTCTTGTAGATGGTACAGTGGTTTTCCGCAAAAAAAGAAACGACAGATCATTTGTTTCTGTACTTCCTAAAGCAGAAGCTTAA
- the dapF gene encoding diaminopimelate epimerase encodes MKKLKFTKMHGAGNDYIYMNGFVQEIENPSALAIRLSNRNFGIGSDGLVLILPSENSDFRMQMFNSDGSEAEMCGNASRCVGKYVYDNGLTTKKEIALETKAGVKYITLLEGDEKARKVTVDMGEPILDPEQIPVKVDKEPVLNFPLDIDGKIWEISCVSMGNPHAVVFTTGIKELDLPVIGPKFEKHPIFPRKTNTEFIEVVDRKTLNMRVWERGAGETLACGTGACAAAVAAILNGYCDRKITIHLIGGDLEIEWDEQNNHVYMTGEAVTVFEGEIF; translated from the coding sequence ATGAAGAAGTTGAAATTCACCAAAATGCACGGCGCGGGCAATGATTATATCTATATGAACGGATTTGTTCAGGAGATAGAAAATCCTTCAGCATTAGCAATCCGCCTTAGCAATCGTAATTTTGGTATTGGCTCGGATGGTTTAGTGCTTATATTGCCATCGGAGAATTCAGATTTTAGAATGCAGATGTTCAATTCCGATGGTTCTGAAGCCGAGATGTGTGGTAATGCTTCTCGTTGCGTAGGAAAATATGTATACGACAACGGATTGACAACAAAAAAGGAAATTGCGCTGGAAACAAAAGCCGGCGTTAAATATATAACTTTACTGGAGGGAGACGAAAAAGCTCGGAAGGTGACAGTGGATATGGGTGAGCCGATCCTTGATCCTGAACAAATTCCGGTGAAGGTGGATAAAGAGCCTGTACTTAATTTCCCGTTGGATATCGATGGCAAAATATGGGAAATATCTTGCGTATCCATGGGGAACCCTCATGCGGTTGTTTTTACAACAGGAATAAAAGAGCTTGATTTGCCTGTAATAGGACCTAAGTTTGAAAAACATCCGATATTCCCTCGAAAAACAAATACTGAGTTCATTGAAGTCGTTGATCGTAAAACGTTGAATATGCGTGTGTGGGAACGTGGAGCAGGAGAGACTCTGGCTTGTGGCACAGGAGCCTGTGCTGCGGCTGTTGCTGCCATACTGAACGGATATTGCGACCGTAAAATAACAATTCACCTGATAGGCGGAGATCTCGAGATAGAATGGGATGAGCAAAATAATCACGTGTATATGACCGGTGAGGCTGTGACAGTTTTTGAAGGAGAGATTTTTTAA
- a CDS encoding TonB-dependent receptor plug domain-containing protein — MKKTISAIASVLLFAQLTYAIDNNPISAPKDSIQLGDVIVTGTRPAVNINNLPMSVSIVGSKQIESRFEQSLLPIITEEVPGLFVTSRSIMGYGVAAGSAGGMTIRGIGGSPTTQMLMLIDGHPQYMGLMGHPLADSYQSLMVERVEVVRGPASVLYGSNAMGGVINIITRKQLQNGVKTNVRAMYGSYNTLSTEANNAIRSGKFSSYVSLSYNRSDGQRENMDFEQYSGYAKVGYDFTPNWKTFIDLDLTNFKASNPGAVNSPVIDNDADITRGVTSFSLENNYEKTSGALKLYYNFGSHKINDGYPPTEEAKDYRFRSNDKMVGITLYQNYSFFKGNQTTAGFDFQHFGGHAWNKFLDNRDDVDIAKKSINEVAGYINFQQTLASKVVLNAGIRIDHHAITGTEYIPQAGVSYIATENTIIKGIVSKGFRNPTIREMYMFPPQNPDLKAERLMNYEISASQKLLNRALNFDLSLYYIDGSNSIQTVIVNNKPLNVNTGKIKNYGLEFATQYRIAPHVNLSANYSFLHMKYKVLASPEHKLYAGINYSYNKWMLSTGIQFIDGLYTVLENKVTNTEAKKETFTLWNIRAAYKPISMLEIFARGENLLAQKYEINSGYPMPRATVFGGVNLRF, encoded by the coding sequence ATGAAGAAAACAATTAGTGCCATTGCTTCTGTTTTATTATTTGCCCAGCTTACTTATGCCATAGATAACAATCCGATTTCAGCACCTAAGGATTCTATCCAACTAGGAGATGTTATCGTTACCGGAACCCGTCCGGCGGTAAATATCAATAATCTCCCGATGAGTGTAAGCATAGTGGGAAGTAAACAAATCGAGAGTCGGTTTGAACAATCATTATTACCTATAATTACAGAAGAAGTCCCGGGTTTGTTCGTTACTTCACGAAGCATTATGGGCTACGGTGTTGCAGCAGGATCTGCCGGAGGTATGACAATACGTGGTATAGGCGGAAGCCCTACCACACAAATGCTGATGTTGATAGACGGACACCCACAATATATGGGATTGATGGGACATCCCCTAGCCGATTCGTATCAGTCATTAATGGTAGAACGAGTAGAAGTAGTGCGTGGACCAGCCTCCGTTTTGTACGGATCGAATGCAATGGGTGGGGTGATCAACATTATTACCAGAAAGCAACTGCAAAATGGAGTGAAGACAAACGTTAGAGCCATGTATGGCTCATACAACACACTCAGTACAGAGGCGAACAATGCTATTCGTTCGGGTAAGTTCAGCAGCTACGTATCTTTAAGTTACAACCGTTCGGACGGACAGCGAGAAAATATGGATTTTGAGCAATATAGTGGATATGCAAAAGTCGGTTATGATTTCACTCCAAACTGGAAAACTTTTATTGATCTTGACTTGACTAATTTCAAAGCCTCAAATCCCGGAGCGGTGAATAGTCCGGTCATCGATAATGATGCCGATATTACCCGTGGAGTAACATCCTTTTCTCTTGAAAATAACTACGAGAAAACATCAGGAGCTCTTAAACTCTATTACAACTTCGGCTCGCACAAGATCAATGACGGGTATCCGCCTACAGAAGAAGCCAAAGATTATAGGTTCAGATCGAACGATAAGATGGTAGGTATCACCCTCTACCAGAATTACAGCTTCTTTAAAGGAAACCAAACAACCGCAGGATTCGATTTTCAACATTTCGGAGGACATGCGTGGAACAAATTTCTGGATAACAGAGATGACGTAGACATAGCCAAGAAAAGCATAAATGAAGTTGCAGGATATATAAACTTCCAGCAAACACTGGCTTCTAAAGTAGTACTGAATGCGGGAATAAGAATAGATCATCATGCCATTACCGGTACAGAATACATTCCACAAGCCGGAGTGAGTTATATAGCTACAGAGAATACAATAATAAAAGGAATCGTAAGTAAAGGTTTTCGTAACCCTACTATACGCGAAATGTACATGTTCCCTCCTCAGAATCCCGACTTAAAAGCTGAGCGATTGATGAACTATGAAATATCAGCATCTCAAAAGCTACTTAACAGAGCATTAAATTTTGATCTGAGTCTGTATTATATAGACGGTAGTAACAGCATACAAACCGTGATAGTAAACAACAAGCCATTGAATGTAAATACAGGAAAAATAAAAAACTATGGACTGGAATTTGCAACTCAATATAGAATAGCCCCACATGTAAATCTGTCTGCAAACTACAGCTTCTTACATATGAAATATAAAGTTCTGGCATCTCCCGAACACAAGTTATATGCAGGGATAAACTATTCGTACAACAAATGGATGTTATCTACAGGTATTCAGTTTATAGATGGGCTATATACCGTGCTTGAGAACAAAGTGACAAATACAGAAGCAAAGAAAGAAACATTTACTCTATGGAATATCAGAGCAGCTTACAAGCCTATAAGCATGCTGGAAATATTTGCAAGAGGAGAAAACCTTCTGGCTCAGAAGTATGAAATAAATTCAGGATACCCCATGCCTAGAGCAACAGTGTTTGGTGGTGTCAATTTAAGATTTTAA
- the rplU gene encoding 50S ribosomal protein L21 produces the protein MYVIVDIQGQQMKVEKDQKLFVHRINAENGSTVEFDKVLLVDNGGTVTIGTPTVDGAKVVLEVVSQAKGDKVLIFHKKRRKGHRKLNGHRQQFSEVIVKEIIA, from the coding sequence ATGTACGTAATTGTAGACATTCAAGGACAACAAATGAAAGTTGAAAAAGACCAAAAGTTGTTTGTTCATAGAATCAATGCAGAAAATGGCTCAACAGTTGAGTTCGATAAAGTATTATTAGTTGACAACGGCGGCACAGTAACAATAGGCACACCGACTGTAGATGGCGCAAAAGTAGTTCTTGAGGTTGTTTCTCAAGCAAAAGGTGATAAAGTTCTTATTTTCCACAAGAAAAGAAGAAAAGGACACCGTAAACTAAACGGTCACCGTCAACAATTTTCAGAAGTTATAGTAAAAGAAATTATTGCTTAA
- a CDS encoding phosphoribosyltransferase produces the protein MSDNKSFSEVLERFRDIAFYESFDMIVAIANGGIIPAAILNQRLNIDIHLLKINLRDAYQKPKYESPQLIAPIDFDFKGKSILLVEDRVKTGASLALACKLLEGARLVKTFAVNGKADYALYDEDCFKFPWLL, from the coding sequence ATGTCTGACAACAAGTCTTTTTCGGAAGTATTAGAACGCTTCCGCGACATTGCTTTTTATGAAAGCTTCGATATGATTGTCGCTATCGCTAATGGAGGCATAATACCTGCTGCTATTCTCAATCAAAGACTAAATATCGATATCCATCTGTTAAAAATAAACCTACGCGACGCTTACCAAAAGCCCAAATATGAAAGTCCGCAATTGATAGCTCCCATCGACTTCGACTTCAAAGGCAAATCTATATTGCTGGTAGAAGACAGAGTGAAGACGGGCGCATCTCTGGCGTTGGCATGTAAGTTGCTCGAAGGTGCCAGACTAGTTAAAACATTCGCGGTAAACGGAAAAGCAGATTATGCCCTATATGATGAAGATTGCTTCAAGTTCCCGTGGCTATTATAA
- a CDS encoding DUF2023 family protein, translating to MRVFFHLIYEYKKGVRSLVLCTLPGEYEDKVRWKLGKNSINYKISHLKNGNINVFFGKEECLLVANAICGDKPLNLLTPEEDFILGILLGYSVCEQCNRYSKRQKKSINTLCLA from the coding sequence ATGCGTGTTTTCTTTCACCTGATTTACGAATACAAAAAAGGGGTGCGCAGCTTGGTACTGTGTACACTACCCGGAGAATATGAAGATAAAGTCAGATGGAAATTGGGAAAAAACTCGATTAATTATAAAATAAGCCATCTGAAAAACGGTAATATAAATGTCTTTTTCGGCAAAGAGGAATGCCTCTTAGTAGCCAACGCAATATGTGGAGACAAACCGTTGAACTTATTAACACCTGAAGAAGATTTTATATTAGGAATATTATTAGGATATAGTGTCTGTGAACAATGCAACAGATACAGCAAGAGACAAAAGAAAAGTATTAATACACTTTGTTTGGCATAA
- a CDS encoding ECF transporter S component, which translates to METTVKLYSLTYKEIKTYLFALLFVVGNIALPQICHLIPGGGLTWLPIYFFTLIAAYKYGLRVGLLTAILSPLINSALFGMPPVALLPAILIKSTLLAGAAAYAAHRLGKISLLGIIAAVLTYQIAGTLIEWAIVKDFFTAVQDFRIGIPGMLIQIFGGYALLKVIAKI; encoded by the coding sequence ATGGAAACAACAGTAAAACTTTATTCCTTAACTTACAAAGAGATTAAAACATATTTGTTTGCATTGTTATTCGTTGTCGGAAACATTGCACTTCCTCAGATATGCCATTTGATACCTGGTGGAGGCTTAACCTGGCTTCCTATATACTTTTTCACTCTGATAGCAGCGTACAAATACGGTCTACGGGTTGGTTTGTTAACTGCAATATTATCTCCACTTATTAATAGTGCTTTATTCGGTATGCCTCCGGTGGCTTTACTCCCTGCCATACTAATCAAGTCTACCTTATTAGCAGGGGCAGCAGCTTATGCAGCACATCGACTCGGAAAAATTTCTCTATTAGGAATAATTGCCGCTGTTTTGACATATCAGATAGCAGGCACATTGATAGAATGGGCTATCGTAAAAGATTTCTTTACAGCAGTACAAGATTTCCGTATTGGTATTCCGGGAATGTTAATACAAATATTCGGGGGGTACGCTTTACTGAAGGTTATCGCTAAAATATAA
- the asnB gene encoding asparagine synthase B — protein sequence MCGFVGAFDLIQDISVLRGQVLRMAKKIRHRGPDWSGIYCGEKSILAHERLSIVGVDSGKQPLYSKDGNLVLAVNGEIYNHKEIRSRYPDYEFLTHSDCEVILALYKDKGVDLFEDLNGIFAFALYDVENDICLIGRDHMGIIPLYMGYDDHGQFYVASELKALEGVCPNVQEFLPGYYMCSAEGNELKRWYKRDWMEYDNVKDNESDENELRVALESAVHRQLMSDVPYGVLLSGGLDSSIISAIAKRYAARRIEDDNQTEAWWPQLHSFAVGLKDSPDLVASKKVAEYIGTVHHEINFTVEEALDALSDVIYHIETYDVTTVRASTPMYLLARFIKSMGVKMVLSGEGADELFGGYLYFHKAPDAKAFHEETVRKLDRLHLYDCLRANKSLAAWGVEGRVPFLDKEFMDVAMRLNPQDKMCGNGKIEKYILRKTFQDYLPESVAWRQKEQFSDGVGYNWIDSLREMAEKKVSDKQMMHASERFPINPPMSKEEYWYRTMFEEHFPSASAAHTVPSVPSVACSTAVALEWDASFKNRVDPSGRAVKAVHAEAYDK from the coding sequence ATGTGTGGATTTGTAGGAGCTTTTGATTTAATACAAGATATAAGCGTTTTGCGGGGGCAGGTTCTTCGCATGGCAAAAAAAATCCGTCACCGCGGTCCGGATTGGTCGGGGATATATTGTGGTGAGAAATCTATTCTTGCTCACGAAAGATTGTCTATTGTAGGAGTAGACTCTGGTAAACAACCTCTTTATAGTAAAGATGGTAATTTGGTTTTGGCTGTCAATGGTGAGATCTACAATCACAAAGAAATAAGAAGTCGCTATCCCGACTACGAATTTCTTACACACTCAGACTGCGAAGTAATCCTGGCTTTGTATAAAGATAAAGGGGTTGATCTATTTGAGGATTTAAATGGCATCTTTGCTTTTGCGCTTTATGATGTTGAAAATGATATTTGTCTTATTGGACGTGACCATATGGGTATAATTCCTCTTTATATGGGGTATGACGATCATGGACAATTTTATGTGGCAAGCGAATTAAAAGCTTTGGAAGGTGTTTGTCCCAACGTGCAGGAGTTCTTACCCGGTTATTATATGTGTAGTGCCGAGGGGAATGAATTGAAGCGTTGGTATAAACGTGACTGGATGGAGTATGACAATGTAAAAGATAATGAGTCTGATGAAAATGAGTTGAGAGTAGCTTTGGAGAGCGCTGTGCATCGCCAATTGATGTCGGATGTTCCTTATGGTGTTTTACTTTCAGGGGGATTGGATTCGTCTATAATATCAGCTATCGCAAAACGATATGCAGCTCGCAGGATAGAGGATGATAACCAGACCGAAGCTTGGTGGCCTCAACTGCATTCATTTGCTGTTGGGTTGAAAGATTCTCCGGACTTGGTGGCCTCAAAAAAAGTGGCAGAATATATCGGAACGGTGCATCATGAAATAAATTTCACGGTCGAAGAGGCTCTTGATGCCCTCAGTGATGTGATTTATCATATCGAAACCTATGATGTTACTACCGTTCGTGCATCTACCCCTATGTATTTGTTGGCTCGTTTTATAAAATCGATGGGAGTGAAAATGGTGCTTTCCGGCGAAGGTGCAGACGAGTTGTTTGGTGGTTACTTATATTTTCATAAAGCTCCCGATGCAAAAGCTTTTCATGAAGAAACTGTACGGAAGTTGGATCGATTGCATTTGTACGATTGCTTGCGTGCGAATAAGTCGTTAGCTGCATGGGGTGTAGAGGGGCGTGTGCCTTTTCTCGATAAAGAATTTATGGATGTTGCTATGCGTTTAAATCCTCAGGATAAAATGTGTGGTAATGGTAAAATAGAAAAATATATATTAAGAAAAACATTTCAGGATTATTTGCCTGAAAGTGTTGCTTGGAGGCAAAAAGAGCAATTTTCAGACGGAGTTGGCTATAATTGGATAGACTCGTTGAGGGAAATGGCTGAAAAGAAAGTCTCGGATAAGCAGATGATGCATGCTTCGGAGCGTTTTCCGATCAATCCTCCAATGTCAAAGGAAGAGTATTGGTATCGTACAATGTTTGAAGAGCATTTTCCATCAGCTTCGGCTGCTCATACGGTTCCGTCCGTTCCGTCCGTCGCCTGTAGTACGGCTGTGGCACTGGAGTGGGATGCGTCTTTCAAGAATAGAGTTGATCCGTCAGGTAGGGCGGTGAAGGCTGTTCATGCAGAAGCATATGATAAATAG
- the fldA gene encoding flavodoxin FldA — MSKIGIYYGSTTGNTQEVAEEIAKKLEVSKADLHDVSKANTDFSAYDVILFGSSTLGLGDLQDDWEYYIDKVKAADLNGKKVALFGCGDSSSYSDTFGDALSKIYSVIKGKGCELIGKVSTEGYTFDSSESVVDGEFLGLLIDNDNESNLTDQRIAIWTEDLKKAI, encoded by the coding sequence ATGTCAAAAATAGGAATATACTACGGCTCAACAACAGGCAATACACAAGAAGTAGCGGAAGAAATAGCAAAAAAACTGGAAGTAAGCAAGGCTGACTTACATGATGTATCAAAGGCTAACACAGACTTTTCAGCTTACGATGTAATATTATTCGGTTCTTCAACATTAGGATTGGGTGACCTTCAAGACGATTGGGAATACTATATCGACAAAGTAAAGGCTGCCGATCTGAATGGTAAAAAAGTAGCTCTGTTTGGATGTGGTGATTCATCTTCATATAGCGATACATTTGGCGACGCATTATCAAAAATATACAGTGTAATAAAGGGTAAAGGTTGCGAGCTAATCGGTAAGGTAAGCACAGAGGGATATACCTTCGACAGTTCTGAATCTGTTGTTGACGGCGAATTTCTTGGTTTGCTCATCGATAACGACAACGAGTCGAACCTTACAGATCAACGCATTGCAATTTGGACAGAAGACCTTAAAAAAGCAATTTAA